A stretch of the Bradyrhizobium sp. CCBAU 53351 genome encodes the following:
- the rplR gene encoding 50S ribosomal protein L18: MSKAKVTNARRKRSVRLKLRRSGGGRPRLSVFRSSKHIYAQVIDDLKGETLASASSLEKSMRDGGKTGADIDAAKAVGKLLAERAAEKGVKEVVFDRGSYLYHGRVKALADAARESGLSF; this comes from the coding sequence ATGTCCAAAGCCAAGGTTACGAATGCCCGGCGCAAGCGGAGTGTGCGGCTGAAGCTGCGCCGCTCCGGTGGTGGCCGTCCGCGTCTGTCGGTATTCCGCTCGTCGAAGCACATCTACGCCCAGGTCATCGACGACCTGAAGGGTGAGACGCTGGCCTCTGCCTCGTCGCTCGAGAAGTCGATGCGCGACGGCGGCAAGACCGGCGCCGACATCGATGCGGCGAAGGCGGTCGGCAAGCTGCTGGCCGAGCGGGCCGCCGAGAAGGGCGTCAAGGAAGTCGTGTTCGATCGCGGCAGCTATCTCTATCACGGGCGCGTCAAGGCTCTCGCCGACGCCGCGCGTGAGAGCGGGCTGAGCTTCTAA
- the rplF gene encoding 50S ribosomal protein L6, whose product MSRVGKRPVAVPSGVTATVDGQTVKMKGPKGQLQFVVHDDVEVKLENGQVKVNPRVETNRARALYGTARAQVANLVEGVTKGFEKKLEITGVGYRAAMQGKNLQLALGYSHDVVYAIPEGITITVPKPTEITVTGSDIQRVGQVAAEIRSYRPPEPYKGKGVKYVGEFIFRKEGKKK is encoded by the coding sequence ATGTCACGTGTTGGCAAAAGGCCTGTGGCGGTTCCGTCGGGTGTGACCGCGACCGTCGATGGGCAGACCGTCAAGATGAAGGGCCCGAAGGGCCAGCTTCAGTTCGTCGTCCATGACGACGTCGAGGTGAAGCTCGAGAACGGCCAGGTAAAGGTGAACCCGCGGGTCGAGACCAATCGCGCGCGGGCGCTGTACGGCACCGCTCGCGCCCAGGTCGCGAATCTGGTCGAAGGCGTCACCAAGGGCTTCGAGAAGAAGCTCGAGATCACCGGTGTCGGTTACCGCGCCGCGATGCAGGGCAAGAACCTGCAGCTCGCGCTCGGTTACAGCCACGACGTGGTCTATGCGATCCCGGAAGGGATCACGATCACGGTGCCGAAGCCGACCGAGATCACGGTGACGGGCAGCGACATCCAGCGCGTCGGCCAGGTCGCGGCCGAGATCCGCAGCTATCGCCCGCCGGAGCCCTACAAGGGCAAGGGCGTGAAGTATGTTGGCGAATTCATCTTCCGCAAGGAAGGCAAGAAGAAGTAA
- the rpsH gene encoding 30S ribosomal protein S8: protein MSTHDPISDLITRIRNAQMRAKTKVSTPGSKMRENVLEVLKTEGYIRGYATLEHSSGRSEIEIELKYFDGEPVIREIERVSKPGRRVYASVKNLPRVNNGLGISVLSTPKGIMADHSARDANVGGEVLFTVF from the coding sequence ATGTCTACGCACGATCCAATCAGCGATCTGATCACCCGTATCCGCAACGCGCAGATGCGCGCGAAGACCAAGGTCTCCACGCCCGGCTCGAAGATGCGCGAGAACGTTCTCGAGGTCCTCAAGACCGAGGGCTACATCCGCGGCTACGCCACGCTCGAGCATTCCTCGGGCCGCAGCGAGATCGAGATCGAGCTGAAGTATTTCGACGGCGAGCCCGTCATCCGCGAGATCGAACGTGTCTCCAAGCCCGGGCGTCGCGTGTACGCCTCGGTGAAGAACCTGCCGCGGGTCAACAATGGGCTCGGCATTTCGGTGTTGTCGACGCCGAAGGGGATCATGGCCGACCACAGCGCGCGCGACGCGAATGTGGGCGGTGAAGTCCTCTTCACGGTGTTCTGA
- the rpsN gene encoding 30S ribosomal protein S14 — protein MAKKSSVEKNNRRKRMVKNAAAKRERLKAIIADKKLPMEERFAATLKLAEMPRNSSATRVRLRCELSGRPRSNYRKNKLSRIALRELGSKGMVPGLVKSSW, from the coding sequence ATGGCAAAGAAGAGTTCAGTCGAGAAGAACAACCGGCGCAAGCGGATGGTGAAGAACGCCGCCGCCAAGCGCGAGCGGTTGAAGGCGATCATCGCCGACAAGAAGCTGCCGATGGAGGAGCGTTTCGCTGCGACGTTGAAGCTGGCCGAAATGCCGCGCAACTCGTCGGCGACCCGCGTCCGCCTGCGTTGCGAGCTGTCGGGCCGCCCGCGCTCGAACTACCGCAAGAACAAGTTGTCCCGTATCGCGCTGCGCGAACTTGGCTCCAAGGGCATGGTCCCGGGCCTCGTGAAGTCCAGCTGGTAA
- the rplE gene encoding 50S ribosomal protein L5, whose product MAEAAYTPRLRAEYDAKIRTAMTEKFGYENVMQVPRLDKVVLNMGVGDSVNDRKKAETAAAELTQIAGQKAIVTYSRIAIATFKLRENQPIGCKVTLRKAHMYEFIDRLVTVALPRVRDFRGLNPKSFDGRGNYSLGIKEHIIFPEIDFDKVTEARGMDITVCTTAKTDEEARALLTAFNFPFRQ is encoded by the coding sequence ATGGCTGAGGCCGCTTACACGCCGCGCCTGCGCGCGGAATACGACGCGAAGATCCGCACGGCCATGACCGAGAAGTTCGGTTATGAGAACGTCATGCAGGTTCCGCGCCTGGACAAGGTCGTGCTGAACATGGGCGTTGGCGACAGCGTCAATGACCGCAAGAAGGCCGAGACCGCCGCTGCCGAGCTGACCCAGATCGCCGGCCAGAAGGCGATCGTGACCTATTCGCGGATCGCGATCGCGACCTTCAAGCTGCGTGAGAACCAGCCGATCGGCTGCAAGGTCACGCTGCGCAAGGCCCACATGTACGAGTTCATCGATCGCCTGGTGACGGTCGCGCTGCCGCGCGTCCGCGACTTCCGCGGCCTGAACCCGAAGAGCTTCGACGGCCGCGGCAACTACTCGCTCGGCATCAAGGAGCACATCATTTTCCCCGAGATCGACTTCGACAAGGTCACGGAAGCCCGCGGCATGGACATCACCGTCTGCACCACGGCCAAGACCGACGAAGAGGCGAGGGCCTTGTTGACCGCTTTCAATTTCCCGTTCCGGCAGTGA
- the rplX gene encoding 50S ribosomal protein L24 has translation MAAKIRKGDKVVVLTGRDKGRTGEVFEVRPDAGTALVRGINMVKRHQKQTQAQEGGIISKESPIQLSNIAYVGKDGKPTRVGFKILADGKKVRIAKSSGAEIDG, from the coding sequence ATGGCTGCGAAGATCCGCAAGGGCGACAAGGTCGTCGTGCTGACCGGTCGCGACAAGGGCCGCACCGGCGAAGTGTTCGAAGTGCGTCCCGACGCCGGTACGGCGCTGGTGCGCGGCATCAACATGGTCAAGCGTCACCAGAAGCAGACGCAAGCCCAGGAGGGCGGCATCATCTCGAAGGAGTCGCCGATCCAACTGTCCAACATCGCGTATGTCGGCAAGGACGGAAAGCCGACCCGCGTCGGATTCAAGATTCTGGCGGACGGCAAGAAGGTCCGCATCGCCAAGAGCTCGGGAGCTGAGATCGATGGCTGA
- the rplN gene encoding 50S ribosomal protein L14, which translates to MIQMQTNLDVADNSGARRVMCIKVLGGSKRRYATIGDIIVVSIKEAIPRGKVKKGDVMKAVVVRVRKDIRRADGSVIRFDRNAAVLINNQSEPVGTRIFGPVPRELRAKNHMKIISLAPEVL; encoded by the coding sequence ATGATTCAGATGCAGACCAACCTCGACGTGGCCGACAATTCTGGCGCACGCCGTGTCATGTGTATCAAGGTGCTCGGGGGCTCCAAGCGCCGCTACGCCACGATCGGCGACATCATCGTCGTCTCGATCAAGGAAGCAATTCCGCGTGGCAAGGTGAAGAAGGGCGACGTGATGAAGGCCGTCGTGGTGCGCGTCCGCAAGGACATCCGTCGCGCCGACGGTTCGGTCATCCGCTTCGACCGCAACGCCGCCGTTCTGATCAACAACCAGTCCGAGCCGGTCGGCACCCGTATCTTCGGGCCCGTGCCGCGCGAGCTGCGCGCCAAGAACCACATGAAGATCATCTCGCTCGCGCCGGAGGTGCTGTGA
- the rpsQ gene encoding 30S ribosomal protein S17, which yields MPKRTLQGVVVSDKQAKTIVVRVDRRFTHPIYKKTIRRSKNYHAHDESNQFKPGDMVWIEESKPISKLKRWVVIRGEHKKSA from the coding sequence ATGCCGAAACGTACTTTGCAGGGCGTGGTCGTCAGCGACAAGCAAGCCAAGACCATCGTGGTGCGCGTTGATCGCCGCTTCACGCACCCGATCTACAAGAAGACGATCCGCCGTTCGAAGAACTACCACGCGCACGACGAGAGCAACCAGTTCAAGCCGGGCGACATGGTGTGGATCGAGGAATCGAAGCCGATTTCGAAGTTGAAGCGCTGGGTCGTGATCCGGGGCGAACACAAGAAAAGCGCCTGA
- the rpmC gene encoding 50S ribosomal protein L29 codes for MAQMKIEDIRAMSPDQQDDAILNLKKERFNLRFQRATGQLENTSRLREARRDIARIKTVAAQTRAKKK; via the coding sequence ATGGCCCAGATGAAGATCGAAGACATCCGCGCGATGAGCCCCGACCAGCAGGATGACGCCATCCTGAACCTGAAGAAGGAGCGCTTCAACCTGCGCTTCCAGCGTGCCACCGGGCAGCTCGAGAACACCTCGCGGCTGCGCGAGGCCCGCCGTGACATCGCCCGGATCAAGACCGTCGCCGCGCAGACGCGCGCGAAGAAGAAGTAA
- the rplP gene encoding 50S ribosomal protein L16, giving the protein MMQPKKTKFRKAHKGRIHGVASSGATLAFGQFGLKATEPERVTARQIEAARRALTRHMKRAGRVWIRVFPDVPVSKKPAEVRMGSGKGSPELWVARVKPGRVLFEIDGVNTQTAREALTLAAAKLPIKTRFVERIAE; this is encoded by the coding sequence ATGATGCAACCTAAGAAAACGAAGTTCCGGAAGGCGCATAAGGGCCGCATCCACGGCGTCGCGTCTTCGGGCGCGACGTTGGCGTTCGGCCAGTTCGGCCTGAAGGCGACCGAGCCTGAGCGCGTCACCGCGCGTCAGATCGAAGCCGCTCGCCGCGCGCTGACCCGCCACATGAAGCGCGCCGGCCGCGTCTGGATCCGCGTGTTCCCCGACGTTCCGGTGTCGAAGAAGCCGGCCGAAGTCCGCATGGGCTCCGGCAAGGGTTCGCCGGAATTGTGGGTCGCGCGCGTCAAGCCGGGCCGGGTGCTGTTCGAGATCGACGGCGTCAACACCCAGACGGCGCGTGAGGCGCTGACCCTGGCGGCCGCCAAGCTGCCGATCAAGACGCGCTTCGTAGAGCGCATTGCGGAGTAA
- the rpsC gene encoding 30S ribosomal protein S3 yields MGQKINPIGLRLGINRTWDSRWFAGKQEYGKLLHEDVKIREILHKELKQAAVARIVIERPHKKCRVTIHSARPGVVIGKKGADIDKLRKKVADITSSDVVINIVEIRKPELDATLVAESIAQQLERRVAFRRAMKRAVQSAMRLGAEGIRINCSGRLGGAEIARMEWYREGRVPLHTLRADIDYGVATAFTTFGTCGVKVWIFKGEILEHDPMAQDKRMAEGETGGSSDRGGRQRRDTAAA; encoded by the coding sequence ATGGGTCAAAAGATCAATCCGATCGGTCTGCGCCTTGGCATCAACCGTACCTGGGATTCCCGCTGGTTCGCCGGCAAGCAGGAATACGGCAAGCTGCTGCACGAGGACGTCAAGATCCGTGAGATCCTGCACAAGGAGCTCAAGCAGGCGGCCGTCGCCCGCATCGTGATCGAGCGTCCGCACAAGAAGTGCCGCGTCACCATCCACTCGGCCCGTCCGGGCGTGGTGATCGGCAAGAAGGGCGCCGACATCGACAAGCTTCGCAAGAAGGTTGCGGACATCACCTCGTCCGACGTCGTCATCAACATCGTCGAGATCCGCAAGCCGGAGCTCGACGCGACGCTGGTGGCCGAGTCGATCGCACAGCAGCTGGAGCGCCGCGTGGCGTTCCGCCGCGCCATGAAGCGCGCCGTGCAGTCGGCGATGCGTCTCGGCGCGGAAGGCATCCGCATCAACTGCTCGGGTCGTCTGGGCGGTGCGGAAATCGCTCGCATGGAGTGGTACCGCGAAGGTCGCGTGCCGCTGCACACCCTGCGCGCTGACATCGACTACGGCGTTGCGACCGCGTTCACGACCTTCGGCACCTGCGGCGTCAAGGTCTGGATCTTCAAGGGCGAGATCCTGGAGCACGATCCGATGGCCCAGGACAAGAGAATGGCCGAAGGCGAGACGGGTGGTAGCAGCGATCGTGGTGGCCGTCAGCGCCGCGATACGGCTGCAGCCTAA
- the rplV gene encoding 50S ribosomal protein L22, with product MSKPKRERSLAENEAKAVARMLRVSPQKLNLVAQLIRGRKAAAALADLQFSRKRIAVDVKKCLESAIANAENNHDLDVDDLVVAQAFVGNGLVMKRFAARGRGRSGRVYKPFSQLTIIVRQVEAEAAA from the coding sequence ATGAGCAAACCTAAGCGCGAACGGAGCCTCGCCGAGAACGAGGCCAAGGCGGTCGCCCGGATGCTGCGGGTGAGCCCGCAGAAGCTCAACCTGGTCGCCCAGCTCATTCGCGGCCGGAAGGCGGCTGCTGCGCTCGCCGACCTGCAGTTTTCGCGCAAGCGGATCGCGGTCGACGTGAAGAAGTGCCTGGAATCGGCTATCGCCAACGCCGAGAACAACCACGACCTCGACGTCGACGATCTCGTCGTGGCGCAGGCCTTCGTCGGCAACGGCCTCGTGATGAAGCGCTTCGCCGCTCGCGGCCGCGGCCGTTCGGGCCGGGTCTACAAACCATTTTCGCAGCTGACGATCATCGTTCGTCAGGTCGAAGCTGAAGCCGCCGCTTAA
- the rpsS gene encoding 30S ribosomal protein S19 codes for MVRSVWKGPFVEGSLLKKADAARASGRHDVIKIWSRRSTILPQFVGLTFGVYNGQKHVPVAVNEEMVGHKFGEFSPTRTFHGHSGDKKAKKA; via the coding sequence ATGGTTCGTTCAGTCTGGAAAGGCCCGTTCGTCGAGGGTTCTCTGCTCAAGAAGGCAGATGCCGCGCGCGCGTCCGGCCGTCACGACGTCATCAAGATCTGGAGCCGTCGCTCGACGATCCTGCCGCAGTTCGTCGGCCTGACCTTCGGCGTCTACAACGGTCAGAAGCACGTACCGGTCGCCGTCAACGAGGAAATGGTGGGTCACAAGTTCGGCGAGTTCTCGCCGACCCGGACCTTCCATGGCCACTCCGGCGACAAGAAAGCCAAGAAGGCTTGA
- the rplB gene encoding 50S ribosomal protein L2 translates to MALKTFNPTTPGQRQLVMVDRSALYKGKPVKALTEGKHSSGGRNNTGRITVRFRGGGHKRTLRTVDFKREKIDVPATVERLEYDPNRTGFIALIKYQDGEQAYILAPQRLAVGDTIVAGNYVDVKPGNVMPLGNMPVGTIIHNIEVKIGKGGQLARSAGTYAQLVGRDQDYVIIRLNSGEQRLVHGRCRGTIGAVSNPDHMNTSIGKAGRKRWMGRKPHNRGVAMNPIDHPHGGGEGRTSGGRHPVTPWGKPTKGKKTRTNKSTNKFILLSRHKRKK, encoded by the coding sequence ATGGCACTGAAGACATTCAATCCCACGACGCCGGGCCAGCGCCAGCTGGTCATGGTCGATCGTTCGGCCCTGTACAAGGGCAAGCCGGTGAAGGCGCTCACCGAGGGCAAGCACTCCTCGGGCGGCCGCAACAACACCGGTCGCATCACCGTGCGCTTCCGCGGCGGCGGTCACAAGCGGACGCTGCGTACCGTCGATTTCAAGCGTGAGAAGATCGACGTTCCCGCGACCGTCGAACGGCTGGAATACGATCCGAACCGCACCGGCTTCATCGCGCTGATCAAGTATCAGGACGGCGAGCAGGCCTACATCCTGGCGCCGCAGCGCCTGGCCGTGGGTGACACGATCGTCGCCGGCAATTACGTCGACGTGAAGCCGGGCAACGTCATGCCGCTCGGCAACATGCCGGTCGGCACGATCATCCACAATATCGAGGTCAAGATCGGGAAGGGCGGCCAGCTCGCCCGTTCCGCGGGCACCTATGCCCAGCTCGTCGGCCGCGACCAGGACTACGTGATCATCCGCCTGAATTCGGGCGAGCAGCGCCTGGTGCACGGCCGTTGCCGCGGCACCATCGGCGCGGTGTCGAACCCGGATCACATGAACACCTCGATCGGCAAGGCCGGCCGCAAGCGCTGGATGGGCCGCAAGCCGCACAACCGCGGCGTCGCGATGAACCCGATCGACCATCCGCACGGCGGTGGTGAAGGTCGTACCTCGGGCGGTCGCCACCCGGTCACTCCGTGGGGCAAGCCGACCAAGGGCAAGAAGACCCGCACCAACAAGTCGACCAACAAATTCATTCTCCTAAGCCGCCACAAGCGGAAGAAGTAA
- a CDS encoding 50S ribosomal protein L23, translating into MTKNIEARHYDVIVSPVVTEKATIASEHNKVLFKVAAKATKPQIKEAIEKLFDVKVKSVNTLVRKGKTKIFRGNLGSQSNTKRAIVTLEEGHRIDVTTGL; encoded by the coding sequence ATGACGAAGAACATCGAGGCTCGCCACTACGACGTGATCGTGTCGCCGGTCGTGACCGAAAAGGCGACGATCGCTTCCGAGCACAACAAGGTGCTGTTCAAGGTGGCCGCCAAGGCCACCAAGCCGCAGATCAAGGAAGCGATCGAGAAGCTGTTCGACGTCAAGGTCAAGAGCGTCAACACGCTGGTCCGCAAGGGCAAGACCAAGATCTTCCGCGGCAATCTCGGCTCGCAGTCGAACACCAAGCGCGCGATCGTGACCCTCGAAGAGGGCCACCGGATCGACGTCACCACCGGTCTGTAA
- the rplD gene encoding 50S ribosomal protein L4 gives MELKVTTLEGKEAGSVQLSDTIFGLEPRQDIIARCVQWQLNKRQAGTHKAKGRAEIWRTGKKMYKQKGTGGARHGSARVPQFRGGGRAFGPVVRSHATDLPKKVRALALKHALSAKAKDGDLVVIEKAALEAAKTKALLGHFSGLGLTNALIIDGAELNNGFAAAARNIPNMDVLPIQGINVYDILRRQKLVLTKAAIDALEARFK, from the coding sequence ATGGAATTGAAGGTCACCACCCTCGAAGGTAAGGAAGCCGGCTCGGTCCAGCTGTCCGACACCATTTTCGGCCTCGAGCCGCGCCAGGACATCATTGCACGTTGCGTGCAGTGGCAGCTCAACAAGCGCCAGGCCGGCACGCACAAGGCCAAGGGCCGCGCCGAGATCTGGCGCACCGGCAAGAAGATGTACAAGCAGAAGGGCACCGGCGGTGCTCGTCACGGCTCGGCCCGCGTGCCGCAGTTCCGCGGCGGCGGTCGTGCCTTCGGTCCGGTGGTGCGTTCGCACGCCACCGACCTGCCGAAGAAGGTCCGCGCGCTGGCGCTCAAGCATGCGCTCTCGGCGAAGGCCAAGGACGGCGATCTCGTCGTGATAGAGAAGGCCGCGCTGGAAGCCGCCAAGACCAAGGCGCTGCTCGGCCACTTCTCGGGCCTGGGGCTCACCAACGCGCTGATCATCGACGGTGCCGAGCTCAACAACGGCTTTGCCGCTGCGGCCCGCAACATCCCGAACATGGACGTGCTGCCGATCCAGGGCATCAACGTCTACGACATCCTGCGCCGTCAGAAGCTCGTTCTGACCAAGGCCGCCATCGATGCGCTGGAGGCGCGCTTCAAATGA
- the rplC gene encoding 50S ribosomal protein L3: MRSGVIAQKVGMTRVFTEAGEHIPVTVLKLGNCQVVGHRTEEKNGYVALQLGSGARKTVYMPKAERGQFAVAKVEPKRRVEEFRVTADAMIPVGAEIQADHFVVGQFVDVTGTSVGKGFAGGMKRWNFGGLRATHGVSVSHRSIGSTGGRQDPGKTWKNKKMPGHMGVDRITTLNLRVVQLDVERGLILVEGAVPGSKGGWIRVRDAVKKPLPKEAPKPGKFKVTGGEAEAAAQQEGA; this comes from the coding sequence ATGCGCTCCGGAGTGATCGCACAAAAGGTCGGGATGACGCGGGTCTTCACGGAGGCCGGCGAACATATCCCCGTGACCGTGCTGAAGCTCGGCAATTGCCAGGTCGTAGGCCACCGCACCGAAGAGAAGAACGGTTACGTCGCGCTCCAGCTCGGTTCTGGCGCCCGCAAGACCGTTTACATGCCGAAGGCTGAGCGCGGCCAGTTCGCGGTCGCCAAGGTCGAGCCGAAGCGCCGCGTCGAGGAATTCCGCGTTACCGCGGATGCGATGATCCCGGTCGGCGCCGAAATCCAGGCCGATCATTTCGTCGTCGGCCAGTTCGTCGACGTCACCGGCACCTCGGTCGGTAAGGGCTTCGCCGGCGGCATGAAGCGCTGGAACTTCGGCGGTCTGCGCGCCACCCACGGCGTCTCGGTCTCGCACCGCTCGATCGGTTCGACCGGTGGTCGTCAGGACCCCGGCAAGACCTGGAAGAACAAGAAGATGCCCGGCCACATGGGTGTCGACCGCATCACCACGCTCAACCTTCGCGTCGTTCAGCTCGATGTCGAGCGCGGCCTGATCCTCGTCGAAGGCGCCGTTCCCGGCTCCAAGGGCGGCTGGATTCGCGTGCGCGACGCCGTCAAGAAGCCGCTGCCGAAGGAAGCTCCGAAGCCCGGCAAGTTCAAGGTTACGGGTGGCGAAGCCGAGGCTGCGGCCCAGCAGGAGGGTGCGTGA